A region of the Desertifilum tharense IPPAS B-1220 genome:
GGAGGCGATAAAGCCCATCAGGGACAGAGCGCCTAAGCTGTAAGACAGGTAAGCTTCACCAGACCAGATGAACGCGCGACGCGCCCAACCAAAAGGCTTGGTGAGGATGTGCCAAACACCACCAACAACGCAGATCAAACCCACCCAGATGTGACCGCCGATGATATCTTCCATGTTGTTCACGCCGACGAGCCAGCCTTCGCCACCGAAGGGAGAGCGCAGCAGATAACCGAAGATAACAGCAGGGTTCAGGGTGGGGTTATTGATGATCCGCACATCACCTCCGCCCGGTGCCCAGGTGTCGTAGACGCCGCCAACAAACATCGCTTTGATGACGAGTAAGAACGCGCCTAAGCCTAAAACGACGAGGTGGAAGCCCAAGATGGTGGTCATCTTGTTCTTATCGCGCCAGTCATAACCGAAGAATGCAGAGTATTCTTCGAGGGTTTCAGGCCCGCGAACAGCGTGATAAATTCCGCCTAAGCCCAGAACCGCAGAGGAAATCAGGTGAAGAACGCCAACCACAAAGTAGGGGAAGGTATCAATGACTTCACCACCAGGACCTACACCCCAACCCAAGGTTGCCAGGTGAGGAATCAAAATTAAGCCTTGTTCGTACATCGGCTTTTCTGGAACGAAGTGAGCGACTTCAAACAAAGTCATCGCTCCCGCCCAGAACACAATTAAGCCAGCATGGGCAACGTGAGCGCCCAGCAGCTTACCAGACAAATTGATCAGACGGGCATTACCGGCCCACCAGGCGAAACCGCTTGTTTCCTGGTCGCGGCCGCCAATGACCATTGAACTATCAAATGACGTTTGCACGGTGTAAAACCTCTTATGTCATCAACAAATCGAAGTC
Encoded here:
- the psbC gene encoding photosystem II reaction center protein CP43; amino-acid sequence: MVIGGRDQETSGFAWWAGNARLINLSGKLLGAHVAHAGLIVFWAGAMTLFEVAHFVPEKPMYEQGLILIPHLATLGWGVGPGGEVIDTFPYFVVGVLHLISSAVLGLGGIYHAVRGPETLEEYSAFFGYDWRDKNKMTTILGFHLVVLGLGAFLLVIKAMFVGGVYDTWAPGGGDVRIINNPTLNPAVIFGYLLRSPFGGEGWLVGVNNMEDIIGGHIWVGLICVVGGVWHILTKPFGWARRAFIWSGEAYLSYSLGALSLMGFIASCFVWFNNTAYPSEFYGPTNAEASQAQALTFLIRDQRLGANVGSAQGPTGLGKYLMRSPTGEIIFGGETMRFWDFQGPWLEPLRGPNGLDLNKIKYDIQPWQARRAAEYMTHAPNGSINSVGGIITDINGFNFVNPRAWLAASHFILAFFFLVGHLWHAGRARAAAAGFEKGIDRENEPVLAMPDLD